One window of the Camelus ferus isolate YT-003-E chromosome 12, BCGSAC_Cfer_1.0, whole genome shotgun sequence genome contains the following:
- the LOC102505292 gene encoding olfactory receptor 6C3 yields MNHTVITEFVLLGLSDDPDLQIVIFLFLFITYVLSVTGNLTIITLTLLDSHLQTPMYFFLRNFSFLEVSFTTVCIPRFLGAIITRDKTISFNSCAAQLFFFIFMGVTEFYLLTAMSYDRYVAICKPLHYTAIMSRKVCSLLALCAWLGGFLTIFPPLMLLLQLDFCASNVIDHFACDYFPLLQLSCSDTWLLEVMGFYFALVSLLFTLALVILSYMYIIRTVLRIPSASQRKKAFSTCSSHMIVISISYGSCIFMYANPSAKEEASVTKGVAVLNTSVAPMLNPFIYTLRNQQVKQAFKDMVYKVIFSAKK; encoded by the coding sequence ATGAACCACACAGTGATCACAGAGTTTGTCCTCCTAGGCCTTTCTGATGATCCTGACCTTCAGATtgtgattttcctctttttgtttatcACATATGTATTAAGTGTCACTGGAAACCTCACTATCATCACCCTGACTTTGCTGGACTCCCATCTACAGACGCCAATGTATTTCTTCCTCCGAAACTTCTCTTTCCTAGAAGTCTCCTTTACCACTGTATGTATCCCTAGGTTTCTGGGGGCAATTATCACCAGAGATAAGACTATTTCTTTTAACAGTTGTGCAGCtcagctatttttctttattttcatgggGGTGACAGAGTTTTATCTTCTAACTGCCATGTCCTACGACCGCTATGTTGCCATCTGCAAGCCCCTTCATTACACAGCCATCATGAGCAGGAAAGTCTGCAGCCTGCTTGCACTGTGTGCATGGCTGGGTGGCTTTCTGACCATTTTCCCACCCCTTATGCTTCTCCTCCAGCTGGATTTCTGTGCCTCCAATGTCATTGATCACTTTGCATGTGACTATTTTCCCCTTTTGCAATTATCTTGCTCAGATACGTGGCTCCTAGAAGTAatgggattttattttgctttggttAGTTTGCTGTTCACCTTGGCATTAGTGATTTTGTCTTATATGTACATCATCAGGACTGTTTTGAGAATCCCATCTGCCAGTCAGAGGAAAAAGGCTTTCTCCACATGTTCCTCTCACATGATTGTCATTTCCATCTCTTATGGAAGCTGTATATTCATGTATGCTAATCCCTCGGCCAAAGAAGAGGCATCTGTCACTAAAGGAGTAGCTGTTCTCAACACGTCTGTTGCCCCCATGCTCAACCCCTTCATttacaccctgagaaaccagcaAGTAAAACAAGCCTTCAAAGACATGGTctataaagtaatattttctgccaagaaatga
- the LOC102505032 gene encoding olfactory receptor 6C3-like, whose amino-acid sequence MKNHTVPTEFILLGLANDPELQIVIFLFLIITYILSVTGNLTIIALTLVDSHLQTPMYFFLRNFSVLEISFTTVCIPRFLGTIITRDKTISYNNCTTQLFFFIFMGITEFYLLTAMSYDRYVAICKPLHYTTIMNKRVCILLVFFAWLAGFLNIFPPVILFLQLDYCGSNIIDHFACDYFPLLQLSCSDTWLLEVIGFYSAIVILLFTLALIILSYMFIIKTILKLPSASQRKKAFSTCSSHMIVISISYGSCIFMYANPSAKEKASLTKGVAILNTSVAPMMNPFIYTLRNQQVKQAFKDTIQKVMFYSSK is encoded by the coding sequence ATGAAAAATCACACAGTACCCACAGAATTCATTCTTCTAGGACTAGCCAATGACCCAGAGCTTCagattgtgatttttctctttttaatcatcACATATATATTAAGCGTCACTGGAAATTTGACCATCATCGCTCTCACCTTGGTGGACTCCCATCTACAGACCCCTATGTATTTCTTTCTCAGGAACTTCTCTGTATTAGAAATTTCATTTACCACTGTCTGTATCCCTAGATTTCTGGGCACAATTATCACCAGGGACAAAACTATTTCATACAACAATTGTACCactcagttgtttttctttatcttcatggGTATAACTGAATTTTATCTTCTAACTGCCATGTCCTATGATCGTTACGTGGCTATCTGCAAACCCCTGCATTACACAACCATCATGAATAAAAGAGTCTGCATATTGCTTGTCTTTTTTGCTTGGCTGGCAGGATTCCTAAATATTTTCCCTCCAGttattctttttctccagttAGATTACTGTGGCTCCAATATTATTGATCACTTTGCTTGTGACTATTTCCCCCTCTTGCAATTGTCCTGCTCAGACACGTGGCTCCTAGAAGTGATTGGTTTTTACTCTGCAATCGTGATTCTGCTTTTCACTTTGGCCTTAATAATTCTATCCTACATGTTCATCATTAAGACAATTCTGAAACTGCCTTCTGCTAGTCAGAGAAAAAAGGCATTTTCTACATGCTCCTCTCACATGATCGTCATTTCCATCTCTTATGGAAGCTGCATCTTCATGTATGCCAACCCTTCAGCAAAAGAAAAGGCATCCTTGACAAAAGGAGTAGCTATTTTGAATACTTCTGTTGCTCCTATgatgaatccatttatatatacCCTGAGGAACCAGCAAGTGAAGCAAGCATTTAAGGATACCATCCAAAAGGTCATGTTTTATTCTAGTAAATGA